In Rhodothermus profundi, the genomic stretch ACCACCTGGGCCTCCTGTCGCTGCTCCATGCTCAGAATGCGACCGCGCCGGCTGTTCAGGTCACCGATCACATCGCCCAGATATTCCTCCGGGGTGATCACTTCTACGCGCATAATGGGCTCCATAAGCACCGGATTTGCCCGGCGCGCCGCATTGCGGAAGGCCATGCGTCCCGCAATTTCAAAGGAAATGGAATCGGAGTCAACCGGGTGTGTCTTTCCATCGTAGAGCCGCGCCCGAACGCCTTCAACCGGATAGCCCGCCAGCGGCCCGCGGTTCATGGCATCCCGGATCCCTTTCTCTACCGCCGGGATAAACTCGCGTGGAATAACGCCGCCGTGGATATCGTTGATAAACTCCAGGCCTGTACCCGACTCATTCGGGCCGAATTCAATGTACACTTCTGCAAATTGACCGCGACCACCGGTCTGCTTCTTGTGCACGTAGTGCTCATCAACCGTTGCCCGAATGGCTTCGCGGTAGGCCACCTGCGGCCGCCCTACGTTCGCCTCCACCTTAAACTCACGGCGCAGCCGGTCCACGATGATCTCCAGGTGCAGCTCCCCCATCCCGGCAATGATCGTCTGACCGGTCTCCGGATCAATGGACACCTGAAACGTGGGGTCCTCTTCGGCCAGCTTTTGCAACCCGGTGGCCAGCTTGTCGCTGTCCGCTTTTGTCTTCGGCTCAATAGCAATCCGGATCACCGGCTCCGGAAAGTCCATTTTTTCGAGCTGAATAGGATGTGCCGGATCGCAGAGCGTGTCGCCTGTGCGCACCTCTTTGAGCCCCACGGCCGCCGCAATATCACCCGCCATCACCTCGTCCACATCCTCCCGATGATTGGCATGCATAAAGAGCAGACGGCCAATGCGCTCCTTCTTGCCGGTCGTCGTATTGAGCACCTGCTGGCCCTTCTTCAACCGCCCACTGTAGACCCGGAAGAAGGTCAGCTTCCCGACATAGGGATCAGTCATGATCTTGAAGGCCAGCGCACTAAACGGCTCATCTGGACTTGGATGACGCTCCAGCTCTTCGTGCGTGTCCGGATGATGGCCTTTAATCGCCGGAATATCGACCGGAGACGGAAGATAGTCGAGAATTCCGTCCAGCAAGCGCTGAATGCCCTTGTTCTTAAACGCACTGCCGCAGAAGACCGGCGTAATGTCGAGACTCAGCGTTGCCTTACGGATTGTCGCCCGAATTTCTTCAGGCGTGATGGGCTCCCCTTCCAGATATTTCATGAGGAGCTCATCGTTATGCTCGGCAATGGATTCAAGCATCAGAATGCGCCAGTGGCGCGCCTCTTTTTTCAGATCATCTGGAATGTCAATTTCATCCCAGGTAGCCCCCTGCGTTTCGTCGTGCCAGATAATGGCTTTGTTAAGCACCAGGTCGATGACCCCCCGAAAC encodes the following:
- the fusA gene encoding elongation factor G; translated protein: MEVKYHDIPLERIRNIGIMAHIDAGKTTTTERILFYTGRVHRMGEVHEGAATMDWMEQEKERGITITAAATTCFWSGSKKDRPVHRINIIDTPGHVDFTVEVERSLRVLDGAVALFCAVGGVEPQSETVWRQANKYRVPRIAFINKMDRTGANFEGTIEQMKQRLKAHPVPVQIPIGTGEMFRGVIDLVLNKAIIWHDETQGATWDEIDIPDDLKKEARHWRILMLESIAEHNDELLMKYLEGEPITPEEIRATIRKATLSLDITPVFCGSAFKNKGIQRLLDGILDYLPSPVDIPAIKGHHPDTHEELERHPSPDEPFSALAFKIMTDPYVGKLTFFRVYSGRLKKGQQVLNTTTGKKERIGRLLFMHANHREDVDEVMAGDIAAAVGLKEVRTGDTLCDPAHPIQLEKMDFPEPVIRIAIEPKTKADSDKLATGLQKLAEEDPTFQVSIDPETGQTIIAGMGELHLEIIVDRLRREFKVEANVGRPQVAYREAIRATVDEHYVHKKQTGGRGQFAEVYIEFGPNESGTGLEFINDIHGGVIPREFIPAVEKGIRDAMNRGPLAGYPVEGVRARLYDGKTHPVDSDSISFEIAGRMAFRNAARRANPVLMEPIMRVEVITPEEYLGDVIGDLNSRRGRILSMEQRQEAQVVRALVPLAEMFGYSTDLRSLTQGRAIYTMQFETYEEVPKSIADEIIATATGATTA